The Stutzerimonas stutzeri RCH2 genomic interval GAGGGCATCGGCCGCCAGCCCTACGATGCCCTGCTGACGCCGGAGGGCCGATACTACATCGCCGGCCTGTTCGGCGAGGATGGCATGGCCAAGATCGACCTCTGGCACCCTGAGCGGGGCGTCGAGCGCATTCTCGACGGCTATGGTCGCGGCCAGCAGAAACTGCCGGTCTACAAGATGCCGCACCTGGAAGGCTGGACCGTCGCCGGCAACCAGACCTTCGTGCCCGCGGTCGGCCAGCACCGGGTGCTGGTGATGGATTCCGAGAAGTGGCAACAGACCGACGCCATCGACGTTGCCGGTCAGCCGATCTTCGTCATGGCACGACCGGACGCGCGGCAGATCTGGGTCAACTTCGCCCACCCCGACAACGGCAAGGTACAGGTCATCGATAGCGAGACCCACGAGATCATCGCCGATCTGGAACCGGGCCCGGCCGTGCTGCACATGGAGTTCACCGCCCGCGGCGACCAGCTCTGGCTGTCGGTGCGCGATGGCGAGGAAATCCAGGTCTGGGATCCCTATACCCTGAAGCTGCTCAAGCGACTGCCGGCGCACAGTCCGAGCGGCATCTTCTTCAGCAGCCGCGCCCACGAGACGGGGTTGTGACATGCATATCGACGCACTCAGCCGCCGCCTGATCGACCGCTACCAGCATGGCATGCCGCTGTGTGCCGAACCCTACCGCGCCATGGCCGAGGAGCTTGGCTGCAGCGAGGACGAGGTGCTCGTCTGTCTGGAACAGCTGCAGGACGGCGGTGGCCTGTCGCGCATCGGCCCGGTGTTCGAACACAGCCGTGCCGGCGCCAGCACCCTGGTCGCACTGGCCGTGCCCGAGGCACGCCTGGAGCAGGTGGCTGCACGCATCAATGCCTTTCCCGAGGTCAATCACAACTACCTGCGCGAGCATCGCTACAACCTCTGGTTCGTGCTGACCGGGCCGGATCGCCCGCATATCGACCGGCTGCTGGCCGAGATCGAAGCCGACACCGGGCTCACCCCGCTCGACCTGCCGATGCTGCACGCCTTTCGTATCG includes:
- a CDS encoding cytochrome D1 domain-containing protein; the encoded protein is MIRPFLLLAAAGLLAACAQQPLRGTGDLGVVVERATGSLQIIESTNQSQLARVEGLGDLSHASVVFSRDQRYAYVFGRDGGLTKVDLLRQRIDRRVIQGGNSIGGAISQDGTLIAVGNYEPGGVKVFNANTLELVADIPATPLADGSRNARVVGVIDVPGRRFIYSLFDTDETWLLDFSQGNEPQITRFEGIGRQPYDALLTPEGRYYIAGLFGEDGMAKIDLWHPERGVERILDGYGRGQQKLPVYKMPHLEGWTVAGNQTFVPAVGQHRVLVMDSEKWQQTDAIDVAGQPIFVMARPDARQIWVNFAHPDNGKVQVIDSETHEIIADLEPGPAVLHMEFTARGDQLWLSVRDGEEIQVWDPYTLKLLKRLPAHSPSGIFFSSRAHETGL
- a CDS encoding Lrp/AsnC family transcriptional regulator, with the protein product MHIDALSRRLIDRYQHGMPLCAEPYRAMAEELGCSEDEVLVCLEQLQDGGGLSRIGPVFEHSRAGASTLVALAVPEARLEQVAARINAFPEVNHNYLREHRYNLWFVLTGPDRPHIDRLLAEIEADTGLTPLDLPMLHAFRIDLGFPLGDPS